Proteins from a single region of Cherax quadricarinatus isolate ZL_2023a chromosome 89, ASM3850222v1, whole genome shotgun sequence:
- the LOC128697157 gene encoding uncharacterized protein: MSSPLEQLCNFPNFTQQAYRYGIALSCIGVLLNWLGVAQAHIEAVRYLGVALVIVGSFLIIAAMCRWMFLSPQSTIVSEVPSERVGDLHVITVPMGGIQGPPCVQGPLCAPGAATTTQGKPPDYFLVVEKPPSYEEAMSMLLPYAATSSSSWHLSASGLEDFLAPNQVPGSQVDGTTSASPHNCQGGSECLPEVLLPPAYSSQMSPSASASMGNGDSCLPLEDIPRCPVTTQAPPCSDAPQPNPSTATAEPPMEIIKLPDKCHKTCHTPPPSQDHIDDK, from the exons GTGTGTTGTTGAACTGGCTTGGTGTGGCTCAGGCTCACATAGAAGCAGTCAGGTATCTGGGTGTGGCTCTGGTCATAGTTGGTTCTTTTCTGATCATCGCCGCTATGTGCCGCTGGATGTTCCTGTCCCCTCAGTCTACCATTGTTAGTGAG GTCCCTTCGGAGAGAGTTGGCGACCTACACGTCATCACAGTGCCTATGGGGGGCATACAGGGGCCCCCGTGTGTACAGGGGCCCCTGTGTGCACCTGGAGCTGCCACGACCACCCAGGGTAAACCTCCAGACTACTTCCTGGTAGTGGAGAAGCCACCAAGCTATGAGGAGGCCATGTCCATGCTGCTGCCATATGCAGCAACGAGCTCTAGCTCTTGGCACCTCAGCGCCAGTGGCCTGGAAGATTTCTTGGCACCAAACCAGGTGCCTGGGAGCCAAGTGGATGGCACCACCAGTGCCTCACCCCACAACTGCCAAGGTGGATCAGAGTGTTTGCCAGAGGTGCTGCTGCCTCCAGCATATTCCAGCCAGATGTCACCAAGTGCCTCTGCATCCATGGGCAATGGCGACTCTTGTCTGCCACTGGAAGACatcccccgctgcccggtcaccACCCAAGCCCCGCCTTGCAGCGATGCCCCGCAACCCAATCCATCCACTGCCACTGCTGAACCACCAATGGAAATAATCAAACTGCCCGATAAGTGCCATAAGACCTGCCATACACCGCCACCCTCACAAGACCACATCGATGACAAGTAG